The genomic segment GCTTCAGTACAACCCAACAAAATCTTAAAGTCTTAAATAATGGCGGTCAATCTTAAGGTTCACATCAAAAACTGGTAACATACTGGATAATAACTTTTCAGATTCGGACGGAGCTGGAGATACAGATGGCTTGCAACCTGCGAGAGTACAAGGAGTTCATCGATAATGAGATGATCGTCATCCTGGGCCAGATGGACAGCCCCACAGAGATCTTTGACCACCTCTACCTGGTAGGTCTCCCACCCTGTTGTCTATACTCTTCACTGATGAGAACTATTCAACTATGTCTTTAGGACTTGGTTGTTCAGTTCTGCTCCTGGAGGACCACTAGCATGCAGAGATTAGTTAATAACCCCAGTTAAACATAGCTGAACCAGATGTCTTCCGGCATACTAGGAACTTTTATTCAGGTTTCTTGGATCAAGTTGGAGCTAATCTCTGCAGGACATCCCTGCTTCAGGAGTATCAACCATAACACTTGATTTCGGTTTGTGTTCCCAGGGTTCAGAGTGGAATGCCTCAAATCTTGAGGAGCTCCAAAACAGTGGGTAGGTGATACTGTTATTCCAGGCCTCTCTTTTTAAACGAATACATCCACTCGGCTGCATGCAGTCATTGTTAATTTTACCACCCCCACTTCCTCAGAGTTCGCTACATCCTGAATGTGACGCGGGAGATTGATAATTTCTTCCCCGGGCTTTTCGAGTACCACAACATCCGAGTGTATGACGAGGAAGCCACAAACCTCTTGGAGTATTGGAATGACACCTACAAGTTCATTTCCAAAGCCAAGTAAGTAGAAAGACTGCTTCTGAAGTTCTGGTGCTTTTGACATTCCGATCCATGCCGCCGCTTTTCTGTGGAAGTGTGCTTTAAAGAATCCCTTGTCATCCAGGAAAGCTGGGGTGAAGTGTCTGGTGCACTGCAAGATGGGAGTGAGTCGTTCTGCCTCCACTGTGATTGCATATGCTATGAAGGAGTACGGCTGGGACCTGGAGAGAGCTCTTGACCATGTGAAGGAACGGCGCTCTGTCACCAAACCAAACCCATCCTTCATGAAGCAGCTTGAAGAGTACCAGGGTATCCTGCTAGCCAGGTATGGGCCACCTTTGGTCAGAATGCTTATTTGAAATTCTCTTTATCTCACACACCCTTACCTGTTTAGCCAAATAATAGCCTCACTGACACACATTGACTTTAGGATTACATGCAGTATTTTTTCTCTAAAAAGAAGGTCAGCAGAGAGCCAGGTTGAAGTTTAGATTAAGTAAAGGCTCTTGTATTTTGACTCAATGGCGTTGAGTTTCGTTGCCATtgttatcttatatatatatattatgcaagtCTCTCCACATTCCTTTTGTTGTGCAGCTTTTATTGTCATACTTGCTTTTGTGTTTGCATGCCCATTCACACACCCTGAActattttgtatgtttaaaagATCGGTCACCACCCTCAGTGATTCAGGCGACCTGTTTCTATCACATCAATGAAAGATGCTCATCTGACACTGtcgtctctttctttctttctttctcttttgcttGCTAATTCTTTCAGCAAACAGAGGCATAACAAGCTGTGGCGTTCCCACTCAGACAGCGATCTTTCAGAGGGTCACAAGCCGCTATGCAAGGCTCCACGCTCGCTGGACAGCTCAGAACCTCACAACAACTACGGTCCTCCTACCATTCAGCAGATACTGGACATTGCTGTGCTTGAGTCCTTTACCAATCCACAGCCTGATAAGAGCAACAGTCACACCAAATTGGGTGATTTGCCCTCTAAGCTGGAACATCAAGACCCTGTCCTCCCACCTCGTCCCAGACAACGAGTGGCCACAGTGGTGCCTGAGCAGAATATAGTGAAGAACTCTCGCTTGAACATCGCGGTGAGCGAGCCTGTTGCTCGTCGCCATCCTCCTCCAACTCTACACATCCTCGCTCCTTCTCTTTCACCAGAGAAGGGAGAGGGTGATCCAACTTCAGACCTCAACGCCCAGTCATCTCACCATGTGCCTGAGCCAAAAACAGACTGTGTTGAATTGTCCCTGAACACACCTGATCAAAATGACTCTTATCAAGTGTCACAAAGTTTAGAACTTTGTCTGGAAGGTGCTCTCAGTAAAGATGAAGGGAATCTGCCGCCTTCAAGCACGCCCGAGGCTGACAGCCCCTCAGGAGCCCCTGCGGTACCCAGGCTGGACTCCAGTGATGATAACAACAACCCCAGGACTGCAGATCTGAGAACAACAGATGACTTTGTGGATGCTGGCACATCCTGCCTTAGCACAGATAGCACTGACTTCTTTAGCACCAGAGAGAAATTCCTCTGCCTGTCTCAGGATAGTCCGCCTCGCTCTGAAACAGCCGCTGTCTTGCCACCTCAATCCAGATGCACCCCACCCTTGGATGATTCCAGTGAGGCAGCTGATGAGGTAAGAGTTGGCACTCACTTCAGAGATCATTGCACTTCCTGATTGGTCATGTccaaagataaataataaaacatgaatgGGAAAGACTCATTTATTAATCAGTAAATGATACAGGAAGTATAGGCAAGTGACACCAGTACAAAACTGCCTCCTGTTGGTTAAACATAGAATtgcacttaaagggacagttcaaaaatgacatttttgttgTAATTTACTCAAccctcattttatttaaaacctgACAAAAACACTGACtgacttctgtggaacacaaaagaacaacatttgggctttacaaaataaagcacaaataaaCTACTTTAATTCTCTGAAACTTTGTGTGAGGATTGACCCAAATTTGCAAAAATGcaaagcattttcattttgggatgaactattcctttaatgtggcAACATTTACTTTAAAGTGGTAAGCTCTCTTTATTGAGAATGAAATGGAACAATGCAGTTACCTCTTGTAATTAATATTTCTGTGTTTCTCCTTCCTAGTGTCACACCCACTCAGAGACCAATAGAGATGTAGTGCTCCACCTCCCTCACAAtgacaacagtgtgtgtgtgcgtcataTAGTTACTGAACTGGAATCCATATCACACACCTGCCGTCCTCCACTGGCACGCACGTCCCCTCAATCTGCTACACTGGACGGGGTGGATGAGGAATTGGCTTCAGTTACTAATTCTCCCACCGACAGACCCTCAGGATCTGTGCGCCGGGCCACCGAGCAGTTGGAGCTTATACTACGTCAGGGTCAAGAGGTTCCTTGCTCTGCGTCTCCTCCTCCTTCCCCGTGTTTGGACTGTTCAGAACCACAATCTTACTCCAGTAAGCCAGAGAGCCCTGCAGCTCTGACCTGTACTGATCCCCAAAAAACTACAGATGGAACAGTAGATGACACCAAAGTGCTTGATGATGAGGATTCTGGTATAATCCCTGATTCTTCCTTCTCGGTCTGTCTTGAAGAGAGTGTTTCAGTGGAGGCCGACCAGATCACTTTGAACCCCACTCCTGAGCCCAGCTCTGGTTCTTCTTCTCTGTTGTGGCTAGAAGGTGTGACCGAACTGGAGACGGATGTAGACGACCCATTGAGGCCCCATGTCCGACTGACATGTAGCAATGAGGACTTGCAGAAAATCCAGGAGACTCTCAGGGAGATCCAGGCATTTTTATACGAGGCTGGAGGATTGGGGTTGTGCAGTGGACAAGTGGAGGAGAACCAGTTACATGAAGACAAGGAGGACTCAATAGATGGGGAGCAGCACACAGAACCAAAAGCACCTGCGATGTGGCAGAGAGCCATGGAAATTGAGACCCGAATTAGACTGGCTGGTCTCACCCCTCCTTCGCTCATGAAACGCTCTGCCTCACTAGCTAAACTAGACCAGCTAGAGCTGTGTACTAATGACTTGAGCAACTGGGACTTCCACCCGGCTACCAATGGGTTTCATCAACCCTCCTTGCCACTGACCCACAGCAATGATGATGCCCATAAAAAGCAGCGCGTTCTACCTCAGAACCCTTCTGCCCCTGATTCCACCGTTCATTTGATGGAGGTGGGCAGGACTGAAGGCTCAGCCCACCTCTCAACCTCATGCCCACAGCCAAGTCAAGTGGGTGGAGCCAGTCCCCCTGAACATACCCCAATCGAGCCCACCGTTTCGGTGTCCACGCGACAGCAACAACATGTGAAGACTCACCCCGCTCGTCGTTTCCGCAAAGCGTTGGACAAGAAAAAGACAATCACTGTTTTGTATAACACCATGTGACAATGAACTTTTCACACGCTGATTTTTGTCGGCATGAAGGACTATCTCCGACTACAACCAATTCAAGTTTCATTCAGTGAAGTCTAAGCTAAATCTGTATGCTACTGTAGGTGTGAATGAGTGAATATATGTCAGATTTGTGTTCAAAATCTTTCAGGTAGCAACTCGGACAAGGGGGCTGTTTCATAAAACATGCACTTTACtctcttgtttctcttttttatagttattgttttgttttttagatagcatttgtattttaatatttttgcactGGTTTGAATGGTAGAGTTGACTGTATGTCTGACAGCATGTGGAGTCATGATTCTGTTTGAAACCAAGCTAAACTTGttggtaaactttttttttttaatcttgtgcTTTAGCTGTgactattataaaataaaacggcactattttaattgttttgtcaaAGTAATTCATTCTGTAGACAGGTTAATGCATCAATtatctaaatacattttcatgatttaataaatttttaagaTTAAGATGTACATTTTACAAGGTATTTTAGCAGTGATGGTAATTggtattaatattgtattttttgtttattataatctgAGCTAGATCGAACTGACCTTTTCTCTTTCAGTGAAATGTGCTGTTTGTATAATAGCGCCTCTATGTGGCGAGAAGCAGTACTGCAGTATGGTGTAATGCGGTGTTCTATGCACTACATGCGTGCCTTTTaagcataattgtaaaatattcagACATTTCTTGTAATTGAAGTGATTTAAAAAGGTTTATAATGTTTAACCGAGCCAAGTTAAGGGGATGCAAAAAAAAAGGCCCGTAAAATAACTTTTAACATCTTTTTGTGGCCATTATATTGCATTTCGGTTTACTTTGCACAGCCTTGATGCATATTAGAGAAACAGTAGTGAGAGACTAAGTGTAGTCGGCTTCACAAGGACCCATTTTTAACTCCAATCTGAGACCAGTGACTCTTATGTATGAATATTCTCATCACAGTTCCTGCACAGACTGACTGATTAAAATTATTAACTGGGGTTGATCGTCACATAGTCAGTGCTTCCTCTATATTACAAAAGGTACTTTTAAAAAATACCATGGTACATGCATTTTGTTGCACGACCTACATTTTTAAAACCACAATCTTAAAAAGTTAATGACACGGATTCATGTCGCTTGAAATTCATGTTAATTTAGATATCATCTTTTATTCAGAATGCCTTTAAGTTACAAATGTGTACAATAGATTTGAGTCACATACTAACACAACAGCAGCACTCCACACAACCACAGCATCAACCAAgttgtcaaagaaaaaaataaagttaaatataaatagtgcTCTTATAATATGCTTTACTAAAACattgagtcatatcaagcatctCTTCACGACTGAACTCCGCATTCTCTAGTCGCACGATCATAAGATCAAACCTAAGTGTTTTTTTCAGGAGCTCGGTCTCCAGACACCTTCATCAGATCCGTTTCCTTTGAAAACTGACGCTCAATCCCTTGTGCTTTAACGTTGAAGCTTTTCAGATGTTGAGTATGGCCATGTTTCCTAATTTGTTTTTCGGATTCACTTGATAACATCAAACCCTGAGGGCACGTCACTCAGGCCCAGAATAAATCTGACTAAGGAGAAAGATCTATTTTAAGGTTCTCCAATAAAACTTTCGTCTTCGCTCAGGGcattatctctgtgtgtgtgattcatCCTTTCATGTTTTATGCCAGAACTGGCACCCCTTATGAAAGCACAATTAGACTTTTGATTAGCTACCGCAGGTGTTCCAGTCATGAGACCATGAGCTCTGATGGTAATGTTGAAGGAAGCACTAAATGAAGGCCAGGAAAGAAAGTGATTGAACCGACGGATGAGTGCATGTCGTGACAATTACACTGATTAACGTACCCGATGTGAAAGATCAACTTAGCACCATTTGAAGTAGAGCACACACACTGTAGTATGCGaataatgtgttgtttttgtgaaaagtgcatTTAGGACACAAATAATGAATATTGCAATGTGCATTTGATTCAGATTCAAAGAAATCATTTAGTCATAAACTACATGTACCTGAAAATGGCTTGTTTTGTTCTATCTTATTAACTGTCAAGTGTACCATTAACGTACAATAATTTGTCCAGTGTTTGAATTATCAGTCTggttaataattaaaaagttcTGGCCGTAACTTTAGGGCACTTACAAACTAGAAAAAATGTACAGACGGGATTGTGCCATAGACCCTCCTGTCTGAGATCCTCAAAGTTCAGCGATTAACGCAAAGACATTCACCAACTATGGTTATTAAACAACTTTGGCTGTATAATGGAAGTGTCGCTTTTGCAAATCTTTGTGGTTTTCGTCTACGTTTTTTTGAATGCAGCATTCCCATCAAGACTGATGGAGTTGCAGCATGAACTCTTGTGTGTAAGCGCCCTCTCTCTTTGTTTTTGGAGACATCGTGGCTCCTCAATCCAAGTGCAGTGAATCTGAAGTGTATTAACAACCAAACTAAAGTTCTGTACGTTCAAAACATAAAACTGATAAAAGTGACAAAAGTCCCCCAGAACTCACAGCGACGGGTGAGTCTGTGAGAACTCGGGGCGAGTGCTCAGATGATGGCTTTTAGAAAGGACGCCAAGATACGCAGCGTGGACTGTCTCAGTTGTAAATGCACAGTCACACATTAGGAGACCAGACCGGTGC from the Carassius gibelio isolate Cgi1373 ecotype wild population from Czech Republic chromosome A15, carGib1.2-hapl.c, whole genome shotgun sequence genome contains:
- the LOC128029151 gene encoding protein phosphatase Slingshot homolog 2, which produces MTLDSVAVTESFSVRGFCSCCGAKIMPYFSDNAVASQNQINQLISENFLTVEGTALFLPRGNGSSPSSAPRITQRQNKHTGDLQQHLQTMLTLLRPEDTIRLAVRLESAYALRTRYMVIVSTNGRQDTEESVVLGIDFTNSDSTCTVGLVLPLWSDTLIHLDGDGGFSVSTVNRVHVFKPVSVQAMWSALQSLHKVCEVARCHYYYPGSLFLTWVSYYQSRVTSDQHCINEWNAMRDVQSHRADSPVLFTDVPTERERTERLIKTRLREIMMQKDLENVTSKEIRTELEIQMACNLREYKEFIDNEMIVILGQMDSPTEIFDHLYLGSEWNASNLEELQNSGVRYILNVTREIDNFFPGLFEYHNIRVYDEEATNLLEYWNDTYKFISKAKKAGVKCLVHCKMGVSRSASTVIAYAMKEYGWDLERALDHVKERRSVTKPNPSFMKQLEEYQGILLASKQRHNKLWRSHSDSDLSEGHKPLCKAPRSLDSSEPHNNYGPPTIQQILDIAVLESFTNPQPDKSNSHTKLGDLPSKLEHQDPVLPPRPRQRVATVVPEQNIVKNSRLNIAVSEPVARRHPPPTLHILAPSLSPEKGEGDPTSDLNAQSSHHVPEPKTDCVELSLNTPDQNDSYQVSQSLELCLEGALSKDEGNLPPSSTPEADSPSGAPAVPRLDSSDDNNNPRTADLRTTDDFVDAGTSCLSTDSTDFFSTREKFLCLSQDSPPRSETAAVLPPQSRCTPPLDDSSEAADECHTHSETNRDVVLHLPHNDNSVCVRHIVTELESISHTCRPPLARTSPQSATLDGVDEELASVTNSPTDRPSGSVRRATEQLELILRQGQEVPCSASPPPSPCLDCSEPQSYSSKPESPAALTCTDPQKTTDGTVDDTKVLDDEDSGIIPDSSFSVCLEESVSVEADQITLNPTPEPSSGSSSLLWLEGVTELETDVDDPLRPHVRLTCSNEDLQKIQETLREIQAFLYEAGGLGLCSGQVEENQLHEDKEDSIDGEQHTEPKAPAMWQRAMEIETRIRLAGLTPPSLMKRSASLAKLDQLELCTNDLSNWDFHPATNGFHQPSLPLTHSNDDAHKKQRVLPQNPSAPDSTVHLMEVGRTEGSAHLSTSCPQPSQVGGASPPEHTPIEPTVSVSTRQQQHVKTHPARRFRKALDKKKTITVLYNTM